Genomic window (Streptomyces sp. NBC_00078):
CAGCACCCGTCCGCCCGGCGTGGCCAGCCGGTCCTTGAGGGCCTCCGTGAGCAGCGCGGCGGTCAGGGTGTTGATCCGGAAGTTGACGGTCCAGTCGTGCGCGACCCGGTCGAGCGGATCGGCGCTGTCCGACGCGGGCTCCAGCTGCCCGGTGCCTCCGGCAGAGTGGATCAGCACGTCCACGGTCCCGAACTCCCGCGCCACGTGGTCGGCGACCCCCCGTACCGCTGCCGGATCGCTCAGATCGGCCGCGTACGTCGACGCCCCGGGCACCGCGGCCTTGTCGAGCACCTCCGCGCGCCGCCCTAGCAACAGGACACGGTCTCCGTCCGCCGCGAACACCTGCGCCGCCGCGAGTCCAATACCCGTACCGCCACCGCTGATTACGACATTACGAGTCATGATCCGACCCTACGCACCGAGACCCGCCGAACGCGAAAGGACCCGGCAAGTCATCGCAGCCGGAGGGTCACCGCAGACTGCGCACGTCGAGATGGCGCAGCACCCGGTCCACGATCTCCGGGTCCGCTCCGGGCTCGCTGCGCGCCGCCAGCACCTCGTGCCGCGCGGCGCTCAGCATCTCGCCCTGGATCCGCCGCACCCGCTTCAGCCGGCGCGCCCGGTGCTCATGCGCCTCCCGCCGCTCCTCGTCGCCCATGTCCGGGCTGATCCGCACCCCGATGTCGAAGGCCCGCCGCAGCATCTGCTCGGACAGCTCCTCCGGCAGCTCCTCGCCCTCCTCGATCTCCCTCAGCCGCTGCTTGGCCGCCCGGGCCGCCCGGACGGCGAGCGCCTTCTCGAAGTCCTTCTCCCGCTCGGTGTCGGCCCGCACCCCGAGCCGCTTCACCAGCCACGGCAGAGTGAGCCCCTGCAGCACCAGCGTGCCCATGATCACCCCGAAGGCGATGAACACGATCTCGTCCCGGTCCGGGAAGACCGACCCCTCGTCGGTCCTGAGCGGAATCGCCAGCGCCAGCGCCACCGAGGCCACGCCCCGCATCCCCGACCACCACATCACGACGGTCTCCCGCCAGGTCATCGGGATGTCCTCGTCGTGGTCCCGTCTGGCGTGCAGCCGCTTGGTGAGCCAGGTCGCCGGCAGCAGGTACACCAGCCGTACGACGACCACCACGGCCACGATCACCCCCGCCCAGCCGAGCATCTCGCCCCACCGCCCGGCCGCCGTCCGGATCGCGTTGTGCAGTTCGAGGCCGATCAGCCCGAACGCGACGCCCGTGACGAGCGTGTCGACCACGTTCCAGAAGGTGTGCCCGGCCAGCCGCGTCATCACGTCGTCGGCGTCGTTGGCGTACTCGGCGAGGAACAGCGCGGTCATCAGCACGGCGAGCACGCCGGACCCGTGCAGCTCCTCCGCGAGCACATACGAGGCGTACGGCACCAGGAGCGTCAGCCCGATCTGCAGGGTCGGGTCGTCGAGCAGATCGAGCAGCTTGTTGGCGCCCCAGCCGAGCGCGACCCCGATCGCCACCGCCACCACGCCGGAGAGCACCAGGTCGAGGGCGGCCCGCCCCGGATGGAACTCGCCGCTGACGGCGGCGGCGATCGCCACGTGGTAGAGCACGATCGCCGTGACGTCGTTGAACAGCCCCTCGCCCTCCAGGATGGACACCAGGCGACGCGGCAGCCCGAGCTGGCCCGCGACCGCGGTCGCCGCGACCGGGTCCGGCGGGGCGACCAGAGCGCCGAGCGCCACGGCGGCGGCGACGGGCAGCCCCGGCACGATCGCGTGCGCGACGGCGGCCACGCACACGGTGGTGACGAACACCAGCGCCACGGCCAGCAGGAAGATCGGCCGCAGGTTGGCCGCGAACTGCCGCCAGGACGTCCGCCGCACCGCCGCGTACAGCAGCGGCGGGAGCAGCAGGGGCAGGATCAGATCGGGCGGGACGTCGACGTTCGGCACGAAGTCGAGTACGGCGAGGACGATCCCCAGCAGAGTCATCAGCACCGGCGCCGGAAGCCCGAAGCGATCCCCGACCGGGACACTCACCAGGGCCCCGAGCAACAGCACGAACAACAGGGCCAGCTGATCCACGCTCAGCGCTCCGGGAGGGTCGACGTACGGGCGGCGGATCTCAAGCCTGCCACGCGACCGTCCCTGCCGCTCCGGGCCCGCCCGCTGTTACAGGGCGCGCCGCATCGCCCGGTGCGGGATGCCCGCCTCCGGGTACTCCGGTCCGTACGCCTCGTAGCCGAGCCGCTCGTAGAAGCCGAGCGCATGCGTCTGCGCGTGCAGATCCACCGCTGCGAGCCCACGCGCGCGTGCAGCGTCCTCGACGGCGCGCACCAGCGCCGCCCCGATGCCGAGCCCGCGCGCCTGCTGCGTCACCGCGAGCCGCCCGAGCGAACCCACCGTCAGGTCGCCGTCGGTCTTCGCCGCGGCCCGCTCCCCGTGCAGCAGCCGCCCGGTGCCGAGCGGCACCCCGTCCGCCCGCACGGCCAGCACATGCACCGCCACGGCGTCGTACGCGTCGTACTCGATGTCCTCGGGCACGCCCTGCTCGCCGACGAAGACCTCCTTGCGGACCGCGAAGCACATCTCCTGGTCGGCGGGGTCCTCGGCGACGCGCAGCACGTACGCGTGCGGGCTCATCCGTATGTCTCCTCGCGAACCTGGTCCAGGGCCTTCTGCAGGTCCGCCGGATAGTCGCTCTCGAACTCGACCCACTGTCCGTCGCCGGGGTGCTCGAAGCCGAGCCGCACCGCGTGCAGCCACTGCCGGGTCAGGAACAGCCGCTTGGCGAGCGTCGGGTCGGCGCCGTACGTCAGGTCGCCGACGCAGGGGTGGCGGTGGGCGGCCATGTGCACACGGATCTGGTGGGTGCGGCCGGTCTCCAGCTTCACGTCGAGCAGGGAGGCCGCGCGGAATGCCTCGATGAGGTCGTAGTGCGTGACGGACGGCTTGCCTTCGGCCGTGACCGCCCACTTGTAGTCGTGGTTGGGGTGGCGGCCGATGGGGGCGTCGATGGTGCCACTGGTCGGGTCCGGGTGGCCCTGCACGAGCGTGTGGTAGCGCTTGTCGACCGTGCGCTCCTTGAACTGGCGCTTGAGCGACGTGTACGCGCGCTCGGACTTGGCCACGGCCATCAGGCCGGACGTGCCGACGTCGAGCCGGTGCACGATGCCCTGGCGCTCGGCGGCACCGGAGGTGGAGATGCGGTAGCCGGCCGCGGCGAGACCGCCGATGACGGTCGGCCCGGTCCAGCCGGGGCTGGGGTGGGCGGCGACACCGACCGGCTTGACGATCACGACCACGTCATCGTCGTCGTACGCGATCTCCATGCCCTCGACCGGCTCCGCGACGATCTGCACCGGCGCGGGCGCCTGCGGCATCTCGACCTCGAGCCAGGCCCCACCGTGCACCCGCTCGGACTTCCCGACCACCGAGCCGTCGACCGAGACCTTCCCCGCCGCGGCGAGTTCGGCGGCCTTCGTCCGGGAGAAGCCGAACATGCGGGAGATGGCGGCGTCGACGCGCTCGCCCTCCAGGCCGTCGGGCACGGGCAGGGTACGGATCTCGGGAACGGTGCTCACCCGTCGAGTATGCCGGACGGCTCGGACAGCCCCGTACGCCAGCCTGTGCTCTCAGTCCTCGCTCAGGTCCCGCTCGGGCCCCGATCAGTCCTTGTGGACGGTGCCGTCCGGGTCGAGCCCCCTGAACGAAAGGAGCACGATCAGGATGCCGCCGCACACGATCGCGGAGTCGGCCAGGTTGAAGACGGCGAAGCCCTTGGGCGAGATGAAGTCGACGACCGCGCCCTCGAAGACTCCGGGCGAGCGGAAGATCCGGTCGGTGAGGTTGCCCAGCGCACCGCCGAGCAGCAGGCCGAGTGCGATCGCCCAGGGCACGCTGTAGAGCTTGCGGGCCAGCCGGGCGATCACCACGATCACGGCCGCCGCGATCAGGGTGAAGATCACGGTGAAGGCCTGGCCGAAGCCGAAGGCCGCGCCCGCGTTACGGATCGCCTCGAACTTCA
Coding sequences:
- the lspA gene encoding signal peptidase II, with protein sequence MSEAERIIGTPDSPEAAGTEPEQGETARPRGRRRIAVLFAVAAFAYALDLVSKMIVVARLEHHAPIEIIGDWLKFEAIRNAGAAFGFGQAFTVIFTLIAAAVIVVIARLARKLYSVPWAIALGLLLGGALGNLTDRIFRSPGVFEGAVVDFISPKGFAVFNLADSAIVCGGILIVLLSFRGLDPDGTVHKD
- a CDS encoding GNAT family N-acetyltransferase, which gives rise to MSPHAYVLRVAEDPADQEMCFAVRKEVFVGEQGVPEDIEYDAYDAVAVHVLAVRADGVPLGTGRLLHGERAAAKTDGDLTVGSLGRLAVTQQARGLGIGAALVRAVEDAARARGLAAVDLHAQTHALGFYERLGYEAYGPEYPEAGIPHRAMRRAL
- a CDS encoding RluA family pseudouridine synthase gives rise to the protein MSTVPEIRTLPVPDGLEGERVDAAISRMFGFSRTKAAELAAAGKVSVDGSVVGKSERVHGGAWLEVEMPQAPAPVQIVAEPVEGMEIAYDDDDVVVIVKPVGVAAHPSPGWTGPTVIGGLAAAGYRISTSGAAERQGIVHRLDVGTSGLMAVAKSERAYTSLKRQFKERTVDKRYHTLVQGHPDPTSGTIDAPIGRHPNHDYKWAVTAEGKPSVTHYDLIEAFRAASLLDVKLETGRTHQIRVHMAAHRHPCVGDLTYGADPTLAKRLFLTRQWLHAVRLGFEHPGDGQWVEFESDYPADLQKALDQVREETYG
- a CDS encoding SDR family NAD(P)-dependent oxidoreductase codes for the protein MTRNVVISGGGTGIGLAAAQVFAADGDRVLLLGRRAEVLDKAAVPGASTYAADLSDPAAVRGVADHVAREFGTVDVLIHSAGGTGQLEPASDSADPLDRVAHDWTVNFRINTLTAALLTEALKDRLATPGGRVLFVSSIAAYRGSGSGAYAGAKAALHPYAHDLARELGPRGITANVVAPGYVEDTEFFGPRIDPGRRERLVGDTLNKRAGTPGDVAATLHWLASPVAGHVTSQVVQVNGGAERGH
- a CDS encoding Na+/H+ antiporter, encoding MDQLALLFVLLLGALVSVPVGDRFGLPAPVLMTLLGIVLAVLDFVPNVDVPPDLILPLLLPPLLYAAVRRTSWRQFAANLRPIFLLAVALVFVTTVCVAAVAHAIVPGLPVAAAVALGALVAPPDPVAATAVAGQLGLPRRLVSILEGEGLFNDVTAIVLYHVAIAAAVSGEFHPGRAALDLVLSGVVAVAIGVALGWGANKLLDLLDDPTLQIGLTLLVPYASYVLAEELHGSGVLAVLMTALFLAEYANDADDVMTRLAGHTFWNVVDTLVTGVAFGLIGLELHNAIRTAAGRWGEMLGWAGVIVAVVVVVRLVYLLPATWLTKRLHARRDHDEDIPMTWRETVVMWWSGMRGVASVALALAIPLRTDEGSVFPDRDEIVFIAFGVIMGTLVLQGLTLPWLVKRLGVRADTEREKDFEKALAVRAARAAKQRLREIEEGEELPEELSEQMLRRAFDIGVRISPDMGDEERREAHEHRARRLKRVRRIQGEMLSAARHEVLAARSEPGADPEIVDRVLRHLDVRSLR